One bacterium genomic window, ACGTGACCATTACCGGCGTCCCGCCTGACAGCGCGCCGCTGACGGCGACCAAGATATGGGTCGGCAACGCCAACAACAAAGCTGCGGCCGTGGCTATGAGCGGCGACGCCGCGCTGAGCAACGCCGGCGCTCTGACGCTGGCTGCGTCCGGTGTCACGGCCGGGACCTATGGCGACTCGGCGCACGTGGGCAAGGTCACGGTAGACGCCAAAGGACGAGTCACAAGCGCGAGCAGCGTGGCCATCAGCGGCGTGCCGCCGAGCGGTGCTGCCGGTGGTGACCTGACCGGGACTTACCCCAACCCGACGATCGCTACCGGCGCAGTTACATCCGCGAAGATACTCGACGGCACGATTGCCGCGGCCGACATCGCGACGACCGGTGTCACGGCCGGGACGTACGGCAGCGCAACACAGGTCTCCCAGGTTACGGTGAATAACAAGGGCCAGGTGATGGGTGCAGCGAACGTGACCATCAGCGGCGTGCCGCCTGGCGGCGCTGCCGGCGGCGATTTGGCCGGCAACTACCCGAGCCCGACGATTGCGCAGAAAGGTGCGGCCGGCGGCCAGGTACTCAAGTGGAGCGGCGGCAGCACCGGCTCTTGGCAGCCGCAGAACGACAGCGTGGGGGTCGGGACCGTGAGGAAGGTGGTCCAGGCTACTGGCGTCGTCTGCTCGCCGAATCCGATAACCGACTCGGGCACGGTGCGCTTCGACTCGACCTGGGGTGACGCACGATACGTCAATGAAGGACAGGCGAACTCGGTAACGGGCACCATGCTTGTCGACAACACAGTCAAGCCCGTCGATGTTGCGCGCGGCGTCACGGCGGCTGATTCTGGTAAGGCGATCATATCCCAGGGCTTGAATCATGACCCTATCTGGGGCTACCCGAGCGCGGTCGGTGATTCGGGAACTCGAGTGACCTTCATCAAGACAGGTGTGCTTGCGTTCGACCCGGACTCGATGACCGCCGGTTCCGTACACGAGGACACCATTTCAATTGACAGCTTGCACACGACGGACTTTGTCTTCTTGTCGTACCCGACATCCGGGACTGGTTGGCAGAACATCCAGGGCCTAGGAAACTGCCAGGTAGTGTCAAGCGGCAAGCTCGCGTTCAGAGTCTGGAACTCAGGTTCTGACGTGAACCCGGGTTCAGGCACACTGCGATACATCTGGATCAGACCCTAGCTAGGCAGGAGTTGCCGATGGGCTACCTATCTGTCCTTTCCATCTGGCTGTCTTTGTGCGGCGCTAGTTCGGTTGCTCCGCAGGAATGTCCTCCGTCACCAGCCCGCATAGGTTCTCAGTCAGCGTACAGCCTCTGCTGGTACACAATAACACCGTTCGGCGTCCTGTGCGACACGGCCGGGCCGTATGTTCTGTCGGGCTGCGTTTCTCAGTCTCCGATATCCTCGGACGTATTAGTCGACGCGGACTCGTTCTGCATTATTGGTGGTTTCTGGAGTTCGGAATTCGACGCCAGGTTTGCACAGGAGGACAGGGGGAAGGTGCTTGTTTCCTCCTTGGGCCCCATAGTATTCAAACTCCACCGCAATACCCCGAATCCATTCCGGGCAGCCACGCGGATTGCCTATGACCTGCCTTCTAGAACCGCGGTTTCTCTCAACATCTATGACATTGATGGCAGGCAGGTCAGGCAGCTTGCGGACGGGGTTCAGAACACGGGTCGCTACAAGTTGCGGTGGGACCGCAGGGACAAGTTGGGCCGAACGTGCCCTGCCGGCGTCTACTTCTGTTCCTTGAAGACAGAGGACAATGCCGCGGTTGAGAAGATGGTCATCGCCGAATGATGAAGGAGAGTCGTAAGCAAGGCTGACGGCTGAAGCGCCAGTCTTGTCTGTCCCGAGCAACCCAGGGAAGCAATAGGCAGTTTCTGCATCCTACGCAGTGTAGTGTGCTCGGTCGCCTGTGCGCAGTTGGCGACCGGTGGCCGGCTGCAAGCGGCAAGTTACGCACACTGTTTACCGTGATTCCAGCGTTGGGCGGCAGATAGTAAGCTGTAGGCAGAGTGATTCTGCCCGCGGTCGGCCAATCGGGAATCAGTGTACCACAGGCTGGCAGGTCCGGCGAATGCCCGCCAGCCGCCACGGGGCGAAGCCGGAAGGTTAGCCACAGGAGAGTGCTGGTGAGTTGAGACGCGCCCGCTGGCGATTGGAGTCCGCGCCCCGGCCCGTTTTGACTTTGGAGCGGCCCGGCGGTATCATCAGTTGGTGAAGATACTTCAGCGCTACGCGCTGAGACAATTCGTTCCGCCGTTCGTCCTTGCCATCCTGGTTCTAATATTCGTGTTGTTGATGGACCGGCTGTTTCTGCTTGCCGACATGCTGGTGCGCAAGGGGGTGGCGGTTGCCGTCGTGTCACAGGTGGTGGTGCTTTCTCTGCCCTACGTAATCTCAATCTGCACGCCGCTCGGCAGCCTGATCGGGGGCGTGATTTCATACGGACGGATGGCGCAGGACAATGAGATCCGCGTGATCCGGGCGGCGGGCATCAGGACTGCACGGTTGTTTACGCCGGTCGCGCTTGCCTGTCTGTTGCTGATGGTGGTGATGGTCGGTTTCAACGGGTACGTCCTGCCCGAATCCCAGCACCGGGTGAGAAACCTGCTGAACGACGTGGCGCGGAAGCGTCCGGCGATGCGGGTCCGCGAGGGCGTGTTCATGGATGATTTTCCCGGTTACATGATATACATCGGGTCGATGGACGAGCGCCGCTCGACCGTGAAGAACGTGGCGATATTCGAGACCGGGAAAGGTAAGGGCACGCCCGGGTTCGTGACCGCGCCGCAGGGGAACATCTCGTACACGGCGGACGACGCGTACATGGTGATGACGTTGTTCGACGGCGAGATGCACGACCTGGTCGACGACGGCACCTATCGCCGGCTGTCGTTCCAGCGACACGTCATCAACGTCGCGATGGACGACGACCTGGTCAGGCGCGACCGGGAGTACCGAAGCGACGAGGAGATGCTGCTGTCGCAGCTCGCGTCCACGATGAAACAGGGCATCGGTGAAGTCAGGGACATGCAGAGCAAGGCGAACGAAGCCCGGACCAAGGCCACTGCCGGCGACCAGGAGAAGCTGAAGTCGGAGGAACTGAATTCCCGCGTCAAGTTCAAGAAGATGGAGATTGCGCGCCACGATGTGGAGCTGCAGAAGCGTCTGTCGCTCGCGTTCTCGGCTTTCTTCTTCGTCTTCTTCGGCGCGCCGGTCGGGCTCCTGCTGCGGCGGGGCGGAGTCGGCACCGGTTTCATCTTCGGGCTGCTGTTCTTCGCCGTCTTCTATATCCTGCTGCTGGCCGGGGAGAACGGCGCCGAGTCGGGCAAGCTGTCGCCGTTTGTCGGGATGTGGCTGCCGAACATCATCCTGGTGCTGCCGGTGACCGAGCTGTTCCTGCGCGCTTTCTACGAGCGGTCGATCCTCCGGTTCCTGGGAATCACCCGGCTTCGTATCCGATGGCCGTGGCTAAGGAGACAACCAGCCTGACCCGAAGTAACCGCAGATGATGCAGATTCAGGGTTCGGATAGAGCAGAATTCAGAAACCAGAAACCAGAATGCAGAATTGAGGATGGACGAAGAGACGGACAGGCAGGGATGGGACATCCACAGATTTCGCAGATTACACAGATTGCTCGGACTCCGAATTCGGAGAGACAACCGCAGATGACGCAGATGTCGCAGATTCAGGATTCGGATAGAGCAGAATTCAGAAACCAGAGACCAGAATGCAGAATTGACGAGGGACGAGGAGGCGGACAGACGAGGATCGGACATCCACAGATTTCGCAGATTACACAGCGCGGCCTCGGAGGCCGCAACCGAACCTGACGTAACCACAGATGAACGCGGATGAACACAGATTGAGTCTAGGACCAAACCCGAGTCTTGCGTCGCCGGTGGTGGCATTTGTGCGCGTCCGAGCCGCAAGTCAAAGGTCAAAAGTCAAGAGCCAAGACCCCCGGTTCCCAAATCCCAACCCCTTGGTAGTTGGCGCTTGGTCATTGGCTATTCCTTGAACTAGGGACATGAAGGTCATCGACCGGTACCTGCTCAAGGAGTTGGTGAAGTTCGCCATCATTGCGTGCGGGAGCGTGGTGGCCATCTACCTGCTGATTGACCTCTTCGGGCAGTTGACCTACTTCACCGGTCATAAGACCGGTCTGTGGCTGATACTCGTTTACTACTTCTATGACCTTCCGGCCGCGATAAGCCTGCTCTACCCGGTGAGCATGGTGCTGGCGGTATTCATGGTCTACGGCCAGTTGACGCGCAATCGGGAACTGAACGCACTGGAGAGCGCCGGGGTCTCGATTCTCCGGTTGTCCGCGCCGGCCATCGGTCTGGGCCTGGCATCGGTAGTAATCTACCTGGTTGCCAACGAGCTGATTACGATCCCGTTCAATGCGCGGCTGTCCGATCTGCGCCGATTCAGGATTGAGCGCCGGCAGTCGGCGCAGGTACAGGTGCAGAGGCGGCAGAACCTCTACTTTGTCGGCGAAGAGGGCCGGGTTTTCTACATCAGGCAGTTGTCGTCGGACGGCGTGATGAAGGACTTCAGCGTCTGCGAACTGGGGACCGACCGGAAGGTGAGGCGGCGCTTCGACGTCGATGAGGCCGTCTGGCGCGACCATGCGTGGTATGGGCGGAACGTCGAGGAGCGGACGTTCGACGCCGCCGGGAATGAGGCGCTGGTCCACCATGACAGTCTCAAGCTTGATGTCATCCGTGAAACGCCGGCCGACTTTGCCAGCACTCCGAGGCCGGTAGAGGAGACGTCGACCCGCGCGCTGGTCAGCTATATCGGCCGGATGAAGCGGGCCGGAGAGAACGTCGCCGCGGAGGAAGTGGAGTACCATTACCGGTTCTCGTACTCGCTCATTGGGCTCGTGGTCGTGCTGATCGGGTTTCCCCTGTCCGTTCGCCTCCGGCGCAGAAGCGTCATGTTCGGGCTTGGCCTCGGGCTCCTGCTCTCGTTTCTCTTCTGGGGGGCGATTCAGACCAGCCGGGCGTTCGGCACGTCGCACGTCATCAGTGCCGCCCTTTGCGCGTGGCTGCCCAATATTGTATTCGGCACCGCCGCGCTGGGGCTGGTGCTAAGCGTTGACAAGTGAGGCATGGAAAGAGAGGAGCGAGGATGAGGACCAGGATGCTTTTGCTTGCGGTTACTCTTGTCGCTAGCGTGCTGGCGGGCGGCCTGCCCAAGGGCATCGTCTGCGACGCGGACTCGGATTGTTTCTACGTACCGGCCTCGGTGGCAAAGGCAGGTGGCCGGGTTCCGACACTGCTCGTGCTCCACTGCAACGGAGCGGTGCCGAAGGACCTCGACACGTTCCGGCTTGTGGCCGATTCACTGGGCTGGGTCGAGGCAACCTGCCATGCGACGCGCAACCACCGGAGCGGCGATTCCAATGATGTGGATATAGTGCACACCATCCACAAGCTGCTGACACGCTACCCGGTGGACTCGAACCGGCTCTTCGTCTACGGTTACTCCGGGCAGGGCGTTCAGGCGTTGGCTACCATGTTCCGTCATCCCGACCTTGTGCGCGGCGTTGTCGCCGTGTGTCCACACGCCGCGGCAGTGCCGCTTGCGGTCTGGGATGAGTTGCAGGGACACCTTGCGTACCTCGTGACCCGGAAGCAGGATTGGAATCGGGCAGACAACGAGACGATGTACCGGCTGTTCAATGACAACGGCGTCCAGACACAGCTTCTCACGACGCCCGGTGAACACGGCAACGGCCCCGCAACCGAGGTGCTTGCCGGCTGCCGCTGGCTGAAGCAGGCGCTGGGCACCCAGACAGGGAACTGAACCGCTAAGGGGATCAACCGCAGATGACGCAGATGGCGCAGATTCGGGATTCGGATAGAGCAGAATTCAGAAACCAGAAACCAGAATGCAGAATTGACGATGGACGAGGAGACGGACAGACAAGGATGGGACATCCACAGATTCCACAGATTCAGGAAGATTGGGGTTCCGGGCGGAGTACGCAGATGTCCGGGCAGATGAGCCCGGACAAGACTCGCTAGCCGGCTCGACCGGCGCGGGTCGCGCCGAGCAGCTTCGTCAATCCGGCGTAGCTGAGGCAGTTGATGACGTCGTTTCTGGTCAGCCAGGCCCGGCGAGCCGTTATCACGCCGTATCGCATCCAATCCAAGTCGGCGGGAGCGTGCGCGTCCGTGTTGACGGCAAGCTTGACTCCGGCCTGCATCGCCCGGCGCGCCCAGGCGTCATTCAGGTCGAGGCGTCCGTAGAAAGCATTGATTTCCAGCACCTTGTGGTGCTTTGCCGCACATTCTATCACCTGTTCGACATCGACTTCGTAGCCTTCGCGACGGCCGATGATCCTTCCGGTGGGGTGCGCGATCAGGTGCACAAGCGGGTGAGCCAGCGCCGCGCACATCCGCTTGGTGACGTCCTTCTTGAAACCCTGGTGAATCGAGCCGATTACGAGGTCCAGCCGTGCCAGCACGTTGTCCGGATAATCCATTGAGCCATCGGTTCTGATATCCACCTCGGACGACTTGAGCACCTTGAGGCCTCGGGACATCGAGTTGAACTCATCCACGCGGTCGCAGTGACGCTGCAGCGCATCCGGGTTCAGGCCGCCGGCATAGCCGGCCGACGTGGAATGGTCGGTGATGGCGATGTGAGTGTAGCCTCGTTTCCTGCAAGCGTCGACCATCTCATCGAAGCCCGCTGACCCGTCGGAGGCGGAGGTATGGATATGCAGGTCCGCCTTGATGTCGTCCCCGGATACCAGCGTGGGAAGTAACCCTTCGACTGCCGCCTGCAGTTCGCCACGGTTCTCGCGCAACTCCGGTTCGATGTAGGGGAGACCGAGCGCGGCGTAGACCTCGGCTTCGGACTTACCCGCGACTCGTTTACTGCCGCGAAAGAGGCCGTATTCGGACAGCTTCAGGCCCTGCTTCTGGGCAAGGGCACGCAGTTCGACGTTGTGGTCCTTTGAGCCGGTGAAATACTGCAGGGCGGCTCCGTATTCGGCATCAGCCAGCACCCGCAAGTCTGCCTGTCTTGCTCGTCCGCGACTCTCGAACAGAGCCGATGCCTTGGTGTCACCCGCCGCAAGCACCTTCTGCACTTGCGGGTGCGCGGTGAAGTGCCTGATGATCCTGTCCGAAGGCGTGCCCGTGGCGAGGATATCGATGTCGCCGATCGTTTCCCTGCCCCTCCGGAGCGACCCGCCGTAGGCAATGTGACGGACACCGCGGCACTGTTTCATGTGGTTCACGACTGAATCGGCCAGTTCGAACGCCTCGTCCAGCAGCATACGTTCGCCGGTCAGCTCTTCGGTGCGCATGCTCTGAAGGATGTTCTCGCCCTTCTTATCGCCCATCCCGGGAAGCTCGGCAAACCGGCCGCTCTCGATCGCCTGCTTGAGCTCAGCCGGGGTCGTCACGCCGAGTCTCTCGTATACCTGCTTAACGGTCTTCGGGCCTACTCCTTGGATGTCCAGGATGTCGAATAGACCTGGCGGCAGGCCGGCGATTGCCTCGTCGTACATCTGCATCCGACCGGTTGACAGATACTCGCGGATCTTCTTCGCGATACCGGTGCCGATGCCTGGCACTTCCTCCAGCTTGCCTTCGGCATCCAGTGTTTCGATATCCGCACCCAGGTCGGTCAGGGCGCGTGCCGCTTTGCGGTAGGCAAGGACCCGGAAGCCAGTCTCGCCTTTCAGCTCAAGCGCATCGGCGATGCGGTCGAGCTTCCGGGCCAGTTCCTGGTTCTTCACCGTTGGGCCGGGATTTGCCCGCGGCGGTTTGTCTTTGGTCCGGTCAGGGCGTCCAGTGCAACGCCAGGGTGCCAACCGTATTGATGGTGCCGGAATCGCGCGTCACGCCGCCGGAAACCAGTTTCGCTATCAGGTCGCCGGTGCCGGCATACACAATCTGGGCGGCGACGACGTCCAGCTGCTGACGGGCGGAGAATGTGTATGACTTGGGCGGCGAACCCGCTATCGCAGACTGGCCGTCCGTCGTCGTCTCGTAGAAGCCTGTAAAGTAGGCGGTCGATTGTCCTTTGATGTCGAGTGTGACCTGGATAGTCTTCAGGGCGTTGCACGTCATCAGGCTGAGCCCGGCGAGTGCCACTGCGAACAGCAGGAAAGTGCGGACGAGCGGCTTCTTTCTGCGGCCTTCGAACTTCGTGTCTTCCGTTCTGCTCATTTCAATCCTCCAGTTTCAAGTAATCGGCCAAGGATTCGTTTTTGTACGTGCACACGCCGGCCCGGAAGGTCGCCACCAGACGGCAGTCGGCAGTCATACGTGGATCTGAAGTCAGCACGGTGATGTCTGCGTCTTTGCCCGGCTCGATGCTGCCGCAAGACCTCTCCCGGTTCAGCGCAAAGGCTGCGGCTGACGTGAACATCGCCAGCGCTTCTTCCCCTTTAACGATCTCGCTCGGATTCGGGCGCTCCAAAGTGGCCCGGATTCCTGCAACCGGGGCAATCGGCGTAATCGGGTAGTCAGACCCGCCGGCAAGACGTACGCCTGATTCGAGCAGGCTACGATACGGATTCGTGCTGCGCCAGCGTTCTCCGAGCCGCTGCGAGTACATTCTCTGCGGCCCGCCCCATTCTCTCTCGAATGCAGGCTGAACTCCAAGCACGAGCTTGAGCTCCGCGATTCGGGAAATCAGCGAGTCGTTCAGCAGTTCCGCATGCTCAAGCCGATGGCGGAACGGGTTAGAATACGTCATTCGTCCATCGTCCTTCGTCCCTCGGCCCTCGGCGAGTCGCTCGTGGCTGCGGACAACCTGTTCCACTGCGCGGTCGCCAATCGCGTGCACCGCCGTCTGCAGACCCGCATCCGCGGCTCCGCGGAGAAACGATAGAAGCTTTTCATCGGTGACATAGCTGGCGCCGTTGTTGCCCGGCGCGTCCGAGTAGTCCTGGCCCAGCGCGGCCGTGCGCGACCCGAATGAGCCGTCAATCAGCAGGCACCCGCCGGCCTGCCTGAGTCCAAACCGGCGCGGGACTTCGAGATCCCAGGTCTGAAGATAGGGAACCGCATTGACTGCGGACGCGGCGAGACCATCGAGGAGCACGCGCCATTCATCGTCGGTAGTGTCATCGACACCGACTAAGGCGCCAACTGTGGTGACGCCTGCGGCCGCGGCCTCCAAGCCGGCTAGCCGGAGCGCCTCGCAAACCGTTACCGGTGACAGTCTGTGTTTGAATACCCGGGAGGCCTTCTCGTAGGCGTCTCCGCGCAGCACTCCGGTTGGACGACCGTTGCAGTCCGTCTCCATGCCCTGGAGATGGGGATCGGGGTTCTGGGGTCGGGGCCCTGATCCCTGGACCCTGGTCCCTGGCTCCTTGTCCCGGAGCAACTGCAGCCCGGCGGTATTGGTGACGGCCGAGTGGCCATCGACACGGTAGACGAACACCGGGAATTCGGAGATCACCCCGTCCAGTTCGCCCCGGTCCGGGTAGCGGTGCTCGCACAGCCGGTCGGGTTCGAGGCCAAACCCCAGCATCATGCCGTGTTCGAGAGCCGCATTGCGCCGGTCGCGCAGGCGCGCTTGTACGTCTTCGACCGAGTCCGCCCCGCTGAGATCGGCGAATACCTTCTGAAGGCCGGCTTCCATTGGATGCGTGTGTGAGTCAATCAGGCCGGGCAGGATGACGCCGGTTGGCGATTGGCGATTGGCGATTGGCGATTGGCGATTGCTGATGTCCCTGATTCTCGTATCGAATGCGACCGTCGCCGGCCTCGGCGCGGCCTGGGCATCTGTTATTGTCAGGCCGGTTAGCTTCACTCGGCGGCTGACCCGAGCGGACCGAGTCGCGCAATCACCTCGACGTGAAAAGTCTGCGGGAACATGTCGACCGGTTCGACTTCATGGGTGACGTACCCGGACTGTTCGAGCGTGGCAAGGTCGCGAGCCAGCGTGGCAGGGTTGCAGGAAACGTAGATGATGCGTCTGGGCCGCAGCGTGGCGATTCGGCGCAGAGTGTCGGCCGGACAGCCCTTACGCGGCGGGTCGAGGATAACGATGTCGGCGGATGCGACGCGGTTTACCGCCCGGTTCACGTCATCGCAGATGAACTCCACGTTGCGCACGTCCTGTTCCTGCGCGTTCACCCTGGCATCCTCGACGGCAGTGGCATCCGATTCCACGGCAGTGACTTGCTGAACGAAAGGCGCCATGAGCAATGATATCATGCCGACGCCGCTGTACAGGTCGAGCAGCACCTCATCGCCCAGGGGAGCGACGTGCTTTAGTATCTTGCGGCACAGTTCCTCGGCCTGCGGGACGTTTACCTGAAAGAACGACGGAGCCGCCACCCGGAATGTTTTGCCGAGCACCGTTTGATAGACGTGCCCGCGGCCGGCGAGCACTTTGACTTGAGGTCCCATTATGCGGTTCGTGCGCGACGGGACGACGCAATGCGCCACACCGATGACCCCGGGTTGTTCGGCTATCAGCTCGGCTGAGCGCTTGTCGAACTGGGGCGTACGGGTAACGATGACCGCCAATAGTCCGCCGTCCCGCGTCCCCTCGCGCAGCACGACGTGGCGGACGTTGCCGTCGTGGCGAGATTCATCGTATCCGGTCTCTCCGGCCGTGGAGAGGATGTCACGAATCGCCTCGCGGAGCAGGTCGAACTCCTCCGGGTGCAGCAGACATGCGGGGACGTCCAGTAGGTTGTGGGTACCGCGCCGGTAGAATCCGATGGCCAGGCCGTTGCCGGCCGTGCCGGCCGGGTACTGGATCTTGTTGCGGTAGCGCCATGGTTTGGACTCGGTAGTCACGTGGCGGACCGGCACAAACACCTTACCGATACGCTGGAGCGCCTCGTTGACATACAGCCTCTTGACTACAAGCTGCCCATCGTAGTTTATGTGCTGAAGCTGGCAACCGCCGCAGATGCCGTAGTGTGGACAGGCCGCCGAGACGCGCAGCGGGGAGGGTTCGAGGATTTCGTCGATTTCGGCCACGGCGTAGTCGCGCTTCTGGATGACGATGCGCGCTCGCACGCGTTCCTGCGGGGCCGAAAGCGGCACGAATACCTTCATGCCGTCGTGCGTGGCCAGGCCGTCGCCGCCCTGGACGAGCTTGTCTACCAGAAGCTCAACTACCACGCGATCTCAACCTGACGGACGATTTCAGAAGCCAGCTTCTTGACTGCCTCGGCCGCTGCCTGTTCCTCGGTCTTGGTGTTCGGGTCGTAGGTCACCTGAACCGAGACGTTGCCAGAGTAGAAATCTTCATCCCGGGTTTGGTCACGCGCTACGACCTGCGCACCCAGGCTGAGTTGATATGCGGATACGGCCTGGTCACCGGTGTAGGACGACGCATTGCGGGCGTAGTTCGACACGGTCACATTGACAACCAGGTCGGCGGCCTCGGTGTTGGTCACATGCAGCGCACGGTCCGTCGTGAACGCCGCCGTTAGTGAGTCGGTAACCGCCTGATCCAGGCCGGGTTGCGTTGTGGTATTCGTCGCCGGCGGCACTGCCACCGTCTTCAGATGCGACGGCAGCAGAGAATGGGTCGAGTAGCCGCAGCAGCCGGCGAGCAAAAGAAAACCAAGTGCTATTCCGCGCACCATTGATTGTCGGCAGGGCGGTTGCGAAGTCAAGAAACGATAGTACGGGCGCTGGAACTCAGACGCGAATCAACCCGGCGGCCGGAGGTTCGTCACTTAGAGTGGAGTGCCTTGGTTGGCTCGACACTCAACCCCGCAGTCAAGACCTTGCCCCGCACATTGCTGTCTACCCAGGCCGGAGGAAAGGTCATCGACGCCTCCAGCCGTGCTGTGATGCCGGCTATCGTGTAGTCGAGCACGGCCACCGGGCCGATCCCGACTTTGCTCGTTCGCGCGCCGTAGGATACTCCGAATCCCCGTATCTTCCTCGGCGTGCCTATGAGGCCGGAGAACTGCCACCAGAGCTTGGGGTTGAAGCTGATGCGGCCGCCTACTGCAACCGGAGTCCAGAGGGCGCGCAGGGTCACGGCCGGATCGCGCAGCCCGATGCCGCCTTCGATGCAGGGGAGAAGTACTTCGGGATAGTAGATGGCAGTAAGTCCCTGTTCAAAACTGAACTGACGCCATTCCTGCCCGAAGCGCAGGCCACCGGTGAGATAGTACTCCGGCGCTTCGTCGATGCTATCGTGACGCCAGTACCAACGATTGTACTCCAGGCGTGCGGCGGCGAAGCCAGGTGCAGGCGTGGTGGCCGACAGGCCGTCTTGGTACGCGATGGGGGCTACCACGCAGCCGGTGGACAGCAAACCCAAGGCTGCGAATACGGGCAGCAAACGACGGATTAGTCCTCCTCGGTCATCCGGGCGTTGAATAAACCGGCCTGACGGCGTTGTGCCGTCTACGTCAGACGTCGACGAAAGACGGTCCGGGGAATTATGGAGCAACGGGTCGGGATGTCAACACGCCCATCTTGCGAAGGCTGCGGTCACCAGGCACATGTGGTGCATGCACTGTCACACCCGGAACCGCGAGGACCATCACCGCGGCCGCAGCGGTATTCGCGCGGAGCACGAGTTAGAGTCAGCACTCAGCGGCTTCCAGTCGCAGACGACGGCGCTGATAATCCCAATGTCCGCATCATCCACAAGATTTGCGGACGGAATTGACTCCGGACTGGGCCGGGCTACGGCTGGAGGCGGGAGATGGTTTCGCGGGCGACGGCGAAGCGGAGGCTGTCGTCGGCGTCGGATGATGCCGCGTTCTTCCGCAACCATTCGAGGATGGGCGGGATGGTGCCGCCGTGGATACGCACCGAGCGGTTGACCGTTTCGGTCAGGACTTTGTGGGCCTGGAGCTTCACCAGCATCGAGTCGTATTCGATCTTCTTGCCTTCGGCTGTCAGCCACGCAGTGTGATAGACCAGCCATCGCAGGGCTTCGATATCGCCGGCCATGTCGCCGAGCGCCTGCTGGATTGTCTTGCGCTCGGAGATGTGCGTTCCCATCGAAGTCCAATCGTGGGCGTACTGGGCGCTCACTTCGAGCAGTCGGTCGCACGTGCCGAGTATCGCCGCGGCGCGGATGATCCGGGTGAGCGGGAACCATTTGCGGCCAAGGCTGAGGGCCTTGCCCGGAGTGCCGAGAACGTGGTCAGCAGGCACGGCACAGTTGGTGAGGGTGAGCAGGTTGCCGGAGAGCGTAGTTCCCGTCGCGCCGGGGTCAAGAATCAGACAGATCGGACCGATAGGACCGATCGGTCCCGTCGCGGAAGCGAAGACCAGGTGGAAGTCCGCCTTGGACTTCGCCAGGACCTTTGCGCCGTTCATGGTCCACCCGGACTCGGACTGGGTCGCGGTCGTGGCCATCTTGCTGGGGTCGCTGAAGGGCACCGGCTCATCAAAGGCCACCGTATACGTCTTGGAGCCCTCAACCACCGGCGCGAGGTAGTTCGGCTTCTGTGCGTCTGAACACTCACACAGGATTGGCGTGAGCTCGCCCCACTCGACCGGAATGATGGTCTGGCCGAGTTCGTCGGCAATCAGGCAGGTCTCAACCACTCCGAGCCCGCCGCCACCAAACGCCTCGGGTACACCCGCGCTATAGAGTCCCATCTCTTTGAGGCTCCCAGTTGCCGTCTCGACGATGGCCGCACGCTCGGCCGGGTCTTTGGCATTGAGGAACTTGGGTTCCTGCGGGAGCAGGTCGCGCCTCACGAACTCGTGCGCGGTCTGGCGGACCATGTCTGCATCTTCGCCGAAGGTGAAGTCCATGTTAGAAAAGGAATCGAGGGGTCGAGGATTCGAGGATTCCAATGTAAGACATCAGGATTTG contains:
- a CDS encoding amidohydrolase produces the protein MKLTGLTITDAQAAPRPATVAFDTRIRDISNRQSPIANRQSPTGVILPGLIDSHTHPMEAGLQKVFADLSGADSVEDVQARLRDRRNAALEHGMMLGFGLEPDRLCEHRYPDRGELDGVISEFPVFVYRVDGHSAVTNTAGLQLLRDKEPGTRVQGSGPRPQNPDPHLQGMETDCNGRPTGVLRGDAYEKASRVFKHRLSPVTVCEALRLAGLEAAAAGVTTVGALVGVDDTTDDEWRVLLDGLAASAVNAVPYLQTWDLEVPRRFGLRQAGGCLLIDGSFGSRTAALGQDYSDAPGNNGASYVTDEKLLSFLRGAADAGLQTAVHAIGDRAVEQVVRSHERLAEGRGTKDDGRMTYSNPFRHRLEHAELLNDSLISRIAELKLVLGVQPAFEREWGGPQRMYSQRLGERWRSTNPYRSLLESGVRLAGGSDYPITPIAPVAGIRATLERPNPSEIVKGEEALAMFTSAAAFALNRERSCGSIEPGKDADITVLTSDPRMTADCRLVATFRAGVCTYKNESLADYLKLED
- the rlmD gene encoding 23S rRNA (uracil(1939)-C(5))-methyltransferase RlmD, whose translation is MVVELLVDKLVQGGDGLATHDGMKVFVPLSAPQERVRARIVIQKRDYAVAEIDEILEPSPLRVSAACPHYGICGGCQLQHINYDGQLVVKRLYVNEALQRIGKVFVPVRHVTTESKPWRYRNKIQYPAGTAGNGLAIGFYRRGTHNLLDVPACLLHPEEFDLLREAIRDILSTAGETGYDESRHDGNVRHVVLREGTRDGGLLAVIVTRTPQFDKRSAELIAEQPGVIGVAHCVVPSRTNRIMGPQVKVLAGRGHVYQTVLGKTFRVAAPSFFQVNVPQAEELCRKILKHVAPLGDEVLLDLYSGVGMISLLMAPFVQQVTAVESDATAVEDARVNAQEQDVRNVEFICDDVNRAVNRVASADIVILDPPRKGCPADTLRRIATLRPRRIIYVSCNPATLARDLATLEQSGYVTHEVEPVDMFPQTFHVEVIARLGPLGSAAE
- a CDS encoding LptE family protein; the protein is MRGIALGFLLLAGCCGYSTHSLLPSHLKTVAVPPATNTTTQPGLDQAVTDSLTAAFTTDRALHVTNTEAADLVVNVTVSNYARNASSYTGDQAVSAYQLSLGAQVVARDQTRDEDFYSGNVSVQVTYDPNTKTEEQAAAEAVKKLASEIVRQVEIAW
- a CDS encoding acyl-CoA dehydrogenase family protein, producing the protein MDFTFGEDADMVRQTAHEFVRRDLLPQEPKFLNAKDPAERAAIVETATGSLKEMGLYSAGVPEAFGGGGLGVVETCLIADELGQTIIPVEWGELTPILCECSDAQKPNYLAPVVEGSKTYTVAFDEPVPFSDPSKMATTATQSESGWTMNGAKVLAKSKADFHLVFASATGPIGPIGPICLILDPGATGTTLSGNLLTLTNCAVPADHVLGTPGKALSLGRKWFPLTRIIRAAAILGTCDRLLEVSAQYAHDWTSMGTHISERKTIQQALGDMAGDIEALRWLVYHTAWLTAEGKKIEYDSMLVKLQAHKVLTETVNRSVRIHGGTIPPILEWLRKNAASSDADDSLRFAVARETISRLQP